The Streptomyces armeniacus genomic interval CGGCCTGTCCATGGGTGGCGCGCTGGCGCTGCGGCTCGCGGCCCGGCACGGCGACGCGGTGAGCGGCGTCGTGGTGGTCAACCCGGCGTGCAGCTTCCCGCGGCTGGAGGGGTACGCGCTGCCGGTCGTACGCCACCTGGTGCGGTCGACGAAGGGCATCGCCGACGACATCGCCAAGGAGGGCAGCCACGAGCTCGGCTACGACCGGGTGCCGCTGCGCGCCGCGCACTCGCTGCGGGACCTCTTCCGCGTCGCCTGCGGTGAACTCGCCCAGGTGACCCAGCCGCTGCTCGTCCTGCACAGCCGGACGGACCACGTGGTGCCGCCCGCGGACTCCGCGCACATCCTCGCCTCGGTGTCGTCCGAGGACGTCACCGAGACGCTGCTGGAGCG includes:
- a CDS encoding alpha/beta hydrolase gives rise to the protein MPLIPGAEPMRHDGSQVGVLLCHGFTGSPQSLRPWALHLADAGYTVSLPLLPGHGTRWQDLEVTGWQDWYATVDRELRVLRDSCEQVFVGGLSMGGALALRLAARHGDAVSGVVVVNPACSFPRLEGYALPVVRHLVRSTKGIADDIAKEGSHELGYDRVPLRAAHSLRDLFRVACGELAQVTQPLLVLHSRTDHVVPPADSAHILASVSSEDVTETLLERSYHVATLDHDAERIFADSEGFISRIAAGKQARDRA